Proteins encoded together in one Lutra lutra chromosome 4, mLutLut1.2, whole genome shotgun sequence window:
- the HES2 gene encoding transcription factor HES-2 — translation MGLPRRAGDPAELRKSLKPLLEKRRRARINASLRQLKGLILPLLGRESSRYSKLEKADILEMTVRFLQELPASSCAAAAPPPPDSYGEGYRACLARLARLLPAWRVLEPAVSARLLEHLRRRAAGTTPDGGRAGVSCCPPAPSPPPAPAPAPPAPPRGPGLGLWRPW, via the exons ATGGGGCTGCCTCGGAGAGCGGGGGACCCGGCGGAGCTGCGCAAG AGCCTGAAGCCGCTGCTGGAGAAGCGCCGCCGCGCGCGCATCAACGCAAGCCTCAGGCAGCTCAAGGGGCTCATCCTGCCgctgctgggcagggag AGCTCCCGCTACTCGAAGCTGGAGAAGGCGGACATCCTGGAAATGACCGTGCGCTTCCTGCAGGAGCTGCCCGCGTCCTCCTGCGCGGCCGCGGCGCCCC CGCCCCCGGACAGCTACGGCGAGGGCTACCGCGCCTGCCTGGCTCGTCTGGCCCGCCTGCTGCCCGCCTGGCGCGTGCTGGAGCCCGCCGTGAGCGCCCGCCTCCTGGAGCACCTGCGGCGGAGGGCGGCCGGCACCACCCCCGACGGCGGGCGCGCTGGGGTCTCCTGCTGCCCGCCCGCGCCTTCCCCGCCGCCCGCACCTGCGCCCGCGCCGCCCGCGCCTCCTCGCGGCCCCGGCCTCGGCCTCTGGAGGCCCTGGTAG